GTGCCTGTGGTCAACAAGTTGCTGGATGACATGACCAACGAGCTGGCACCGAAAGGCGCTGCTCCGGCCAAGAAAAAGCCGTAAGCGGAGTTCGTGATGACCATGCAACAACGCATCGAATCGACGCTGGCGCTGCTTCAGCCTGAGCATCTGCAAGTGCTGGACGAAAGCCACATGCACAGTCGCGGGTTGCAGACCCACTTCAAGGCAGTGGTGGTCAGCGCGCAGTTCGAAGGCCTGAACCGGGTCAAGCGCCACCAGAAAGTCTACGGCACGCTCGGCGAGCTGATGGGCGAGTTCCATGCGTTGGCGCTGCACACCTACACCCCGCAGGAATGGGCAGAGGTGGGCGCCGCCCCGGCGTCGCCGACCTGTGCCGGCGGCAGCAAGCATTGAGCCTGCAGCAATGAACTGAGGTTTTTTGCTAGAATCCGCAACGCGCCGCTCAACCGGCGCGTTTTTTTTCGCATCCGGTTCACCCTTTACGAGGGTAGCCACCTGGAGAAATACCCATGACACAACCGATTGTCGTGGCGGCACTGTACAAGTTCGTCACCCTCGAAGATTACGTCAACCTGCGCGAGCCCCTGCTGCAAGCGATGGTCGACAACGGTATCAAAGGCACCTTGCTGATCGCCGAAGAAGGCATCAACGGCACGGTTTCCGGCAGCCGTGAAGGCATCGACGGCCTGTTGGCCTGGCTGCGCAACGATCCGCGCATGATCGATATCGATCATAAGGAATCGTACTGCGACGAGCAGCCGTTCTATCGCACCAAGGTCAAGCTCAAGAAAGAGATCGTGACCCTGGGCGTTGAAGGCGTCGACCCGAACAAGAAGGTCGGCACCTACGTCGAGCCACAGGACTGGAATGCGCTGATCAGCGACCCGGAAGTGCTGTTGATCGACACCCGCAACGACTACGAAGTGTCAATCGGCACCTTCGAAGGCGCCATCGATCCGAAAACCACCAGTTTTCGCGAATTCCCCGACTACATCAAAGAACACTTCGACCCGGCCGTGCACAAGAAGGTCGCGATGTTCTGCACCGGTGGCATTCGCTGCGAAAAAGCCTCGAGCTACATGCTTGGCGAGGGCTTCGAAGAGGTTTACCACCTCAAGGGCGGCATCCTGAAGTACCTCGAAGAGGTGCCGCAGGAAGAAACCAAATGGCAGGGCGACTGCTTCGTG
The sequence above is a segment of the Pseudomonas sp. HS6 genome. Coding sequences within it:
- a CDS encoding BolA family transcriptional regulator; translation: MTMQQRIESTLALLQPEHLQVLDESHMHSRGLQTHFKAVVVSAQFEGLNRVKRHQKVYGTLGELMGEFHALALHTYTPQEWAEVGAAPASPTCAGGSKH
- a CDS encoding rhodanese-related sulfurtransferase, with the protein product MTQPIVVAALYKFVTLEDYVNLREPLLQAMVDNGIKGTLLIAEEGINGTVSGSREGIDGLLAWLRNDPRMIDIDHKESYCDEQPFYRTKVKLKKEIVTLGVEGVDPNKKVGTYVEPQDWNALISDPEVLLIDTRNDYEVSIGTFEGAIDPKTTSFREFPDYIKEHFDPAVHKKVAMFCTGGIRCEKASSYMLGEGFEEVYHLKGGILKYLEEVPQEETKWQGDCFVFDNRVTVRHDLSEGDYDQCHACRTPVSVEDRASEHYVAGISCPHCWDTLSEKTRRSAVDRQKQIELAKARNMPHPIGYNYKQASTEA